In one window of Opitutus sp. GAS368 DNA:
- the dnaA gene encoding chromosomal replication initiator protein DnaA, which yields MPHPVLQTSLWETVKCDLKGLFPEDVFSMWFEPIRCVETTEDSLVLGVPNDFAAIWIHDNYLDLISQRLRLSAGRMVHVSLKKMTDGAASARMPATEPKGRAAAKRTPLRYDERMAAASSLNPRNTFENFVVGQNNQLAHAAALAVAQAPAQAYNPLFLHGATGLGKTHLMHAIGHSILQRNPEAKVAYLSTEKFTNEYIHAIQENALTKFRQRYRSVDVLLVDDVQFLAGKERIQEEFFHTFNDLFESQKQIIISSDRPVTEIATLEARLVSRFQWGLSADIQSPDFETRVAILKTKAATLKIELPMPVIEFMAQHISKNIRRLEGALIKISSYAALTGKVLDLATAEHLLKDVLMEEAQNRLNIEGIQKRVADHYQIRHSDMTSKRRPNAIAFPRQIAMYLCRQLTRHSLQEIGEAFGGRDHGTVIHAVKTVENMMDQDNSVRGSVDFLKTQLAK from the coding sequence ATGCCCCACCCCGTCCTCCAGACCAGCCTCTGGGAAACCGTCAAATGCGACCTCAAGGGCCTGTTCCCCGAGGACGTGTTCTCGATGTGGTTCGAACCCATCCGCTGCGTGGAGACGACGGAGGACTCGCTGGTCCTCGGCGTGCCGAATGATTTTGCCGCGATCTGGATTCACGACAACTACCTCGACCTGATCTCGCAGCGCCTGCGCCTGAGCGCCGGCCGCATGGTCCACGTCAGCCTGAAGAAGATGACGGACGGCGCCGCCTCCGCCCGCATGCCGGCCACCGAGCCCAAGGGTCGCGCCGCCGCCAAACGCACCCCGCTCCGCTACGACGAGCGCATGGCCGCCGCCAGCTCGCTCAACCCGCGCAATACCTTCGAGAACTTCGTCGTCGGCCAGAACAACCAGCTCGCCCACGCCGCCGCCCTCGCGGTCGCCCAGGCGCCCGCGCAGGCCTACAACCCCCTCTTCCTCCACGGCGCCACCGGCCTGGGCAAGACCCACCTGATGCACGCCATCGGGCACAGCATCCTCCAGCGCAACCCGGAGGCCAAGGTCGCCTACCTCTCCACCGAGAAGTTCACCAACGAGTATATCCACGCCATCCAGGAGAACGCCCTGACCAAGTTCCGCCAGCGCTACCGCAGCGTGGACGTCCTGCTGGTCGACGATGTGCAGTTTCTCGCGGGCAAGGAGCGCATCCAGGAGGAGTTCTTCCACACCTTCAACGACCTCTTCGAGTCCCAGAAGCAGATCATCATCTCCAGCGACCGCCCGGTGACCGAGATCGCCACGCTCGAGGCCCGCCTCGTCTCCCGCTTCCAGTGGGGCCTGTCCGCCGACATCCAGTCGCCCGACTTCGAGACCCGCGTCGCCATCCTCAAGACCAAGGCCGCCACCCTCAAGATCGAGCTGCCGATGCCCGTGATCGAGTTCATGGCGCAGCACATCTCGAAGAACATCCGCCGGCTCGAGGGCGCCCTCATCAAGATTTCCAGCTACGCCGCCCTCACCGGCAAGGTCCTCGACCTCGCCACCGCCGAACACCTCCTGAAGGACGTGCTGATGGAGGAGGCCCAGAACCGCCTCAACATCGAGGGCATCCAGAAGCGCGTCGCCGACCACTACCAGATCCGCCACTCGGACATGACGAGCAAGCGCCGGCCCAACGCCATCGCCTTTCCCCGCCAGATCGCCATGTATCTCTGCCGCCAGCTCACCCGCCACTCCCTCCAGGAGATCGGCGAGGCCTTCGGCGGCCGCGACCACGGCACCGTCATCCACGCCGTCAAGACCGTCGAGAACATGATGGACCAGGACAATTCCGTCCGCGGCAGCGTGGATTTCCTCAAGACGCAGCTGGCGAAGTGA
- a CDS encoding DoxX family protein codes for MEKLRQFIDWAEAHPKVWLDCVRIYLGLGLFIRGVFIITNTRAEFILDLIKRMDFPWLVTVGVLHYISLAHLVGGLMLTVGLLTRIAAWVQVPILAGAVFIHRNEGLMSGGQGLEFSALVLFLLVTFAISGAGPLSVDHGMPKLKPTITP; via the coding sequence ATGGAAAAGCTGCGTCAGTTCATCGACTGGGCGGAAGCCCATCCCAAGGTCTGGCTCGATTGCGTCCGCATTTATCTCGGCCTCGGCCTTTTCATCCGCGGCGTCTTCATCATCACCAACACCCGCGCCGAGTTCATCCTGGATCTGATCAAGCGGATGGATTTCCCCTGGCTGGTGACGGTGGGAGTGCTCCACTATATCTCGCTGGCCCACCTTGTGGGCGGCTTGATGCTCACCGTCGGCCTGCTGACGCGCATCGCCGCCTGGGTGCAGGTTCCCATCTTGGCGGGCGCGGTGTTCATCCATCGCAACGAGGGGCTGATGAGCGGTGGCCAGGGCCTTGAGTTCTCCGCTCTCGTGCTTTTCCTGCTGGTCACGTTTGCCATCAGCGGCGCCGGGCCGCTGTCCGTGGACCACGGCATGCCCAAGCTCAAGCCCACGATCACGCCGTGA